The nucleotide window CCACATCCCAGGAGCACCCCAGGCCGAACCGCCGGCCGCAGAGCAGCCGGTGAAGCCCCGTGGACCGCTGCCTCCGAAGCAGGATCAGCGTGCTGCAGCGCCGGTCAGCCCGACCGGCGCCGAGGTGCCCGGCAGCGACGCGGGCCGGGCCCAGCAGGGCGAGTACCTGACCACCGCCCAGGGTGCCCGAGTCCGCGACACCGACCACTCGCTGAAGGCCGGCAGCCGAGGCCCGGTCCTGCTGCAGGACCACCACCTGCGCGAGAAGATCATGCATTTCGACCATGAGCGCATCCCGGAGCGCGTGGTCCACGCTCGTGGTGCCGCGGCGCACGGAATCTTCGAGTCCTACGGCACCGCTGGCCACCTCACCCAGGCGAAGTTCCTGGCAGAGAAGACCACCACCAAGGTGTTCACCCGGTTCTCCACGGTGCTGGGCAGCCGCGGCTCCGCGGACACGGTCCGCGACACCCGTGGCTTCTCCACCAAGTTCTACACCGAAGAGGGCAACTACGACCTCGTCGGCAACAACATCCCGGTGTTCTTCATCCAGGACGCGATCAAGTTCCCCGACATCATCCACGCGGGCAAGCCGCATCCGGACCGGGAGATCCCGCAGGCCCAGAGCGCCCACGACACCTTCTGGGACTTCGTCTCGCTGCACACCGAAGCGCAGCATCACACCATTTGGAACATGTCCGACCGCGGCATCCCGCGCTCGCTGCGCATGATGGAAGGCTTCGGGGTCCACACCTTCCGGCTGGTCAACGCCGAGGGTGGGTCCTCGCTGGTGAAGTTCCACTGGAAGCCCAAGCTCGGCGTGCACTCCATCACCTGGGAAGAGGCGCTGATGACCAACGGCGTGGACCCGGACTTCCACCGCCGGGACCTCGCCGACGCCATCGAGGCCGGAGCGTTCCCGGAATGGGAGCTCGGCGTGCAGGTCTTCCCGGACAGCGAAGATCAGATGTTCCATGGCATCGACCTGCTCGACCCCACCAAGTTCGTGCCCGAGGAGCTCGCCGAGGTGCAGATGCTCGGCAAGATGACCCTGAACGCCAATCCGCAGAACTACTTCGCGGAGACCGAGCAGGTGGCCTTTCACCCCGGCCACCTGGTTCCCGGCATCGAGGTCACCAACGATCCGCTGCTGCAGGGCCGGCTCTTCTCCTACCTGGACACGCAGATCACCCGTCTGGGGGGCCCGAACTTCGCCCAGATCCCGATCAACCGGCCGCACGCACCGGTCAACGACATGCTCCGCGACGGCTACCACCAGACCGCGGACCATGCCGGCGTCGCCCCGTACCACCCGAACTCCTTCGACGGGGGCAACCCGTACCCGGTCAAGGACATCGAGGAGTCCGCAAGTGCGCCCAGCGCGCTGATCGACTTCCCGGAGCCGGTGTCCGAGAGCGTGAAGATCCGCGAGAGCCCGCAGAGCTTCGATGACCACTACACCCAGGTCACGATGTTCTACCGCAGCCTCACGCGCACCGAGCAGCTGCACGTGATCCAGGCGTACACCTTCGAGCTCGGCAAGTGCTACGAGCCGGTGATCAAGGAGCGCCAGCTGCAGCAGCTCACGCACATCGATGCAGACCTCGCGGCGGGCGTGGCCGAGGGTCTCGGGCTTCCCGTGCCGGAGCCGCTGCAGGCGCCGGTCGAGCCCGAGGTGCTCAGCCCCGTGCTCTCCCAGCTGGGCCAGACCTGGCCCATCGAGGGTCGGCTGGTCGGCGTCGTCGTCGATGAGTCCACCGACGTCGCAGCGGTCCAGAAGGTCCGCAAGGCCATCGACGGGCAGGACATGGTGCCGCTGGTGGTCGCCCCCACCGGTGCGCCGCTCTCCGACGGCACGCCGCCGCAGCGCACGTACCTGACCGCACGCTCGATCGAGTTCGACGCGATCGTGTTCCTCACCGCCTCTGCTGCCGGCGCCGCCGGGGACTCGCCCGACGGCGATCACAAGCTCGGCGATCCGACCGGGGATCCGCAGGTCGATCCACGGCTGACGCTGATGGCGGCTGAGGCCTACCGGCACGGCAAGGCAGTGGTCTTCACCGATGGCTCCCCGCTGCTGAGCGCGAGCGGCGTCTCCACCAGTGCGCCGGGCGTGCTCGTCGGCACACCGGAGAAGCTCACGGATGAGCTGTTCACGCTCATGGGCGCGCACCGCGCCTGGGAGCGCTTCGCCGCCTGATCCGCGCGGTGTGATCCGCGCTGGTTGACGCGCATCGGCCCCTTCACGAGACGCCTCGGCGTCTTGCGGAGGGGCCGATGCGCGTGGCCATGACAACGCCCAGTTCAGGCCGCAGCGCAGTATCCTGCTCAGATGAGAACCCTCGAGCTTCCCGCCGCCGGACTGACCGCCTCCCAGCTGGTGCTGGGGCTCATGCGGATCAATGACAAGACCGATGCCCAGATCCGTGAGCTCTACACCCGCGCCCGCGAGGCAGGTGTGGACCTGCTCGATCATGCCGACATCTACGGGGACGGCCCGCACCACTGCGAACGCCGCTTCGCCGAGGCCGTGCAGCTCTCCAGCGCTGAGCGGGAGCAGGTGATGATCCAGTCCAAGGTCGGCATCATCAAGGACGGCCCCAGCTACGACTTCTCCTACGAGCACATCATGACCGAGGTGGAGGGCTCCCTGCAGGCGCTGCAGACCGACTACCTCGACATTCTGCTGCTGCACCGGCCTGATCCACTGGTCGAGCCCGAAGAGGTCGCCCGCGCGTTCGAGGAGCTCCATGCCGCCGGCAAGGTGCGTCACTTCGGCGTCTCGAACCATACGGTGGGGCAGATCGAGCTGCTCCGCACCGCCGTGCAGCAGCCGCTGGTGGCGAATCAGGTGCAGCTCTCCGTGGTGCACGCCCCGATCCTCACCGAGGGGATGCAGGCCAACACGCTGGCCCAGACCGAGCAGAGCACCCCCGCCGGGTCCGACATCGTGGAGTACTGCCGACGCAACGGCATCACCCTTCAGGCCTGGTCCCCGTATCAGTCACCCCACGGGGTCTTCATCGACAACCCTGCGTACCCCGAGCTCAACACCACGCTCGCCCGGCTGGCGGAGAAATACTCCGTGACGCCCACGGGCATCGCCACCGCGTGGCTGACCCGTCACCCGGCAGGCATCCAGGTCGTGCTCGGCACCACGCAGGGCGGCCGGGTCGAGGAGGCCGCGGCCGGGGCCGAGCTCAGACTGACCCGTGCTGAGTGGTACGAGCTCCTCCGCGCGGCCGGGCACAAGCTGCCCTGACCCTCGGGTGACCTGCTCAGGCGCGGTAGCGCTCCGGGCGGTGGTTCAGCGCCAGGACCAGGTTCAGCAGCACCGCTCCCAGGGCGGAGTACAGCACGTTCAGCGGGGGGACGACGGTCAGGGCGAGCAGGATGACGACGACGTCGAGGCCCATCTGCACGTATCCGGCGCGCAGTCCGAGGCGCTCTTGCGCCACCAGAGCCACGATGTTGAACCCACCCAGGCTGGCGCCGTGGCGGAAGACGGCTAGCAGTCCCATGCCGACCAGGACGTTGCCGGCCGGCACGCCGTAGAGCGGGTTGAGTTCAGGCAGCGAGAGCATCGGGCCGTGCAGCAGCGCGTAGCCGGAGACGATGGCCACCGCGGCGACTGTCTTCAGCGTGAAGGTCCAGCCCTTCTTCCAGATCGCCAGGGCGAAGAACGGCAGGTTCACCAGCAGGAACAGCCAGGAGAAGTTCAACGGGGTGGCGTAGGTCAGCAGCAGCGCGAGTCCGGCGGTGCCTCCGGTCACGGCCTCGGACTGCTGGAGCACGTAGAGCCCCAGCGAGGCGAGAAACGTGCCGATCAGCACCCCGAAGACATCTTCCGCCGGAGAATGCGGGATGGTGGTGTCCTCGGGCCATGGGGGGATGTTCTTGGATCCGGACATGAGCGTCAGCTTATAGCCGCGCCATCCCGCGGCCTTCCGGTCCACCGTGAGAAGTGATCACTCTCACGCCGCGCCGAACTGGACCTGGAGGCACCGACATGCTGGACGCACCGGCACTTCTCCGGCGTAAGCTGAAGCTTCCAGACTTCGAATCGAGGACAGCGCCATGGCTCCTATGACTCCTGCCCACGCGGCTCAGTTCGGTGAGAACGGCGCCGAAGACCTCGCCTATGACCCCGAGCACTGCGGACGCGTGGTCTGCTCCCGGGATGTCATCCGGGCGATCCCTGCGGTGGTCTTCGAGTTCCTCGCCGATCCTGCCCTGCAGGTCGAGTTCGACGGCAATGACAATCTCTCGGCCGCCGAGCAGGGGCAGCGCGTCCATGGCGTCGGGGACATCTTCACCATGGCGCTGACCAACGGCAAGGTTCGGGAGAACCATGTGGTGGAGTTCCTGGAGGGAGAGCTCATTGCGTGGAAGCCCTCGACCATGGGCGAAGCCCCCGCCGGGCACCTGTGGCGCTGGGCGCTGGCAGCCACTGAGGATGGCGCCACCGAGGTCACCCACACCTATGACTGGTCCCAGCTCCATGATCAGGAGCGCATGGCGCGGGCGAAGTCCACGACCTCAGCGATGCTGGCTCGCTCCGTCGCGCGCCTGAAGGCTGTGGTGGAGGCCTCCGCCTAAGCTTGTGCTCCATGGAGAGCCAGACCACCACCGAATTCACCAAGACCGTCGTCGCGGCCGCTCTGCTGCGCCGTCGCCCGGGATGTCAGGTCGAGCTCTTCATCGCCCGCCGCACCTCCCCGGAGTCGGTGGCGGGGATGTGGGAGTTTCCGGGCGGCAAGCTCGAACCGGGGGAGACCCTGCATGAGGGTCTGCACCGTGAGCTTCTCGAGGAGCTGGGCGTCACGGTGGACCTCCATGAGGAGGTCAGTGCCGCTGGTCATCCCCAATTCCACCCGGAGGCAGGGTGGCGGCTGAAGGAGACGACGGCGATGCGGCTGTTCCGCGGGCAGGTGCTCGAGGGCGAGCCGTTCCCGCTGCAGGACCATGATCGCGTGGACTGGGTGCCGGTGACGGATCGTCTCCGGGACTACCCCTGGATTCCCGCCGATCGACCGATCGTGGAACAGATTCTCAAAGACACGACCGCCTGAGCGACGACCCTGAGCTATGAGCATGGGGGAGATGCGCGCAGAAGCAGTGAGGAGGGCCTCCGCGCGCATCGCGCTTCCCATCGCGCAAAGCTATTAGAACACCTATTCTACGCACCTGCAAGTGTCCAGACTTGTTTATCGAAGCTATGTTCTAGTCCTGATTCCTGTGAGAAAACTGTCAGAACGCAGGTTCGATGGGCTCGTGCTTCGCTGCCTGCCGCGAGTGACGCTCCGCTCTGGCACGCCGCGCCTGGTTCACCCGGGGAAGCGCCCGCAGCGCCAGGATCACGGCGCCGGGAAGGGTGGAGGCCAGCGCCAGCAGCCCGTAGCTGACCGACGCCGTGACTCCCAGATGGGGCGCGAGTCCGGCGAGGGAGAAGGCCCAGGCGGCCGCGGCCTCGCGGGGCCCCCAGCCGCCGAAGCCCAGCGGCACTGACATGCCGGCGATGGCAATGGCTGCCAGTCCCGGAGCCCATGCGAGCGGAACGCTGGGGGAGACGGCGCCGATGGTGAGCGTGAACAGCGCCGCGAAGGCGGCCCAGCCCACCGCTGAGAGCAGCACGACCTGGGTGAGCTCCCCGCGCGAGAGCGGCCTCAGCCACCGCCAAGCGATGGCGACCGCGAGCGCCGCGACACCGAGCGCGGCCACCCCGAAGAGCGGAGCCACGGCCAGCAGGGCCAGCCCGGCGGCGCCGAAGGCCACCGCGGTGCCGGTGAGTCGCTCGGCGGCCATCGAGGCGAAAGCTCGGCCCAGCGCGCTGCGGCCCGCTGCGACATCCGCGTCGCTGCTGTCATCGGCGGCGCGCAGCGCATCCCCGGCGAGACCACCGGGCAGCACGCCGTTGAGGAACGCAGCCTGCCAGCACCGTGCGACCGCGGGACCGAGACTCACGACGATGTCGTGGTGCCCGGCGATCACGCGCCACCGAAGGGCCTGGGTCAGCACCCCGAGGCCGCCCAGGACAGCGGCGGCGGGGAAGCTCCACCAGGGAAGCATCCGGAACGCGTCGATGAACGGCGTGATGCCCCAGGCGTTGGCGAGGATCGCGAAGATTCCGACGGTCACCGCCACCTGCAGCACGGCGAAGAAGGCCACGCGGCTCCGTGGTGCGCGGGTGGCGGCGGGGCTGCTCACGGTGTCATCCGATCGGTGCGGCAGAGCTCGGCTCAGCCGTCGGGGCGGGCTCACCTGAGGCGGCGGGAAGAGCAAGCAGATCCATATGTCCCACGCTGACCTGCAGCTCGCCGCGACGGAGCTGCTGTCTCCGGGTGGCCAGCCAGTTGGCGGCGATGTCCGAGAGGGTCGGGTCACTCTCGACCGCCACGTCGGCGCGGTCACTGAGGTAGCGGGTGATGAGCGCGGCGTCGTCCTCGCCCAGGGTCCAGTCAGTGGCGCTGAGGTGCACCTCAGCTCGGCGCTGGCGCAGCAGATCGGCCAGGATGCCCACGGCATCGGGGCCGAGGAGGTGATCGCGGCGCTGGTGGGCGTCGAAGGCGGCAGAGATGGTGGCGTCGTGCTCATGAGCGGGGTGGATCTCCACCGCTCCGGTGACGCTGAGGCTCAACAGGGCGGTCACACGGGCGCTCGCCTGCGGGCCGGCGATCACATCTGCGAGCGTCTCCGCCTCGGCCAGCGTGAGCAGGTCCAGCAGCGCCGAGCAGGTCACCAGTCGGACTTCCTGGCCCTCCGTCAGGCCGGGGAGATCCTCGAGGGTGCCGAGCACGCGGGTGGTCTCTTCCACCTCGGAGTCCGCAGGTGCCTGGGAGGCCACATCGAGCAGCTCTGCGTCGTGGTCCAACAGCGTCCAGCGCTGGGGCACGGCGAGGCGCGGCGCCAACCAGGCCTGGTTCGATCCGGTGCCGGCACCCACATCGATCACGCTGACGGCATCGTCGTCGTGCTCAGCGAGGAGATCGCGGAGCCGCCGTGTCAGGTCCTCGAGCAGCCCAGAGGCCTTCTCGCGTGCCACGTGGTCGGCGCGCCGGCGCTGTTCCAGCCAGTCGGCGGGCACCGGTCGTGTCACCAATGGATCGCCGTCTTGAGATCCTGCGCTGCGTCTGACCATGCTCGCATTCTAGCCCGGTGCGCCTGCGCGGCGGACTTCCAGCGCTGCCGCAGTGCGTCATCTTCGAGCCAGTGGCGCAGGGTACGCGCCCAGGTCGCGGCGTCATCGGGGTCCAGCGCGGGCCCCGGCGGTGCCAGTTCGGCGCGGTCTCCGGTGCCGGCTCCGTGCAGGGCCTCCTCGGCTCCGGTGCCGGCGCCGACCACCGCGGGGATGCCGCGGGCGAGCGCCTCGGTCACCACCATTCCGTAGGTCTCGGCGACCGAGGGCAGGACCAGCAGGTCGGTGCTGTGCCAGAGCGTGCTCAGGTCCTGGCCCGCGACAGCCCCGGGGAAGGAGACGCGCCCCTCGGGGAGCTCGGCGGTGGCCCGGCGCAGCTGCTCGGCGTACCCCGGATCCTGCCCGTCCGGACCGGCGATGACGGCGTCCCAGGTGAGGTCCTGCAACTCGGTCAGCGCCTGGAGGAGCAGCAGGGCGTTCTTGCGTGGAGTGAGAGCTCCCAGCAGGAGCAGACGTGGCGGTGTGCTGCCCTCCGCCAGGTCGGCTGTGTCGACTCCTGGTTCTGCGACGGCGACCCCGCCGAGCTGGTACCGGGCTGCCAGGTCATCCCTTGCCCAGGCGCTGGTGGCGACGACGGTGTCCGCAGCCGCCAGGGCGGCATGCTCGTTGGCCGCCAGACGTTCACGCTGTGCCGGGCTGAGGCCGGATTCCGCGGGCAGCGGCAGGTGCACCAGCACCGAGATCTCCGTGCCCGCCGCGGCAGCCTGCGCGAGCTCGGTCGGTGCCGCGGAGGCGATGATTCCGTCGATGAGGACCCGCGGGTGCTGCCGCAGCGTCTCGCCCAGCGCCCGGCGGTCCTCCTCACGGGGATGCGGCCAGCTGCCCGGCACGGCGACCTCGGTGACTGCGAGCCCTGCGGCGCGCCAGGCTGCCAGGACCCGCGTGTTGTAGGTGATGCCACCACTGGGGCCGGGCAGATCGCGGGGAACGAGCATCGCGCGCGGGCTCTGCGTTGCACCCGGTGCGGGGTCTGAGCTCGGGGCTGAGCCCACCGGGCCAGACCTCACAGGGAGCGCCACAGGCTCGGCGCTGTGGGCACGTTGGACCACACGGCCTCCCCGCCGGAGTGCCCCAGCAGCACCGTGAACACGCAGGCGGCGATCCCGCTGGCCAGCGCGAGCAGGCCGAGGGTGGTGGTCGCGGTGCGCAGGCCGGACTGTGAGCGGCGGCTGGGTCGGCGCAGCAGCAGCCACAGGATGTACCAGATGGCCGTCAGGCTGCCGAAGACGATGGTCACTGCCAGCGCAGGGTCCGCCCAGCGCATGTGCTCGTGCGGGACGCCGACCAGTCCCGCCAGCTCGGTTCCGGAGCGGTGCGCCAGCACGAAGGCCCCGATCCCCAGCAGCGCGAGCACTGCGGCGAGGGCGCCGATCTGGTCACGCAGGCGCGGAATGAAGACCGCGAGTCCCAGCAGGATGGTGGCCAGCGGCACGAGCACCACCGCGAGGTGCACGATCAGCGGGTGCAGGGGCAGGTCCATGAGGCTCAGCTCTCTGTTCGTTCAAGGGTCAGGGCGTCGCGGCCGAAGGAGGCCACCAGCAGGGTCAGCGCGATCGCCAGGATCACTCCGGACATCCACGCCGGGACCACCGGCAGCAGCGCCAGGAAGAGGGCCACGGCCTGGGTTGCGGCCACACTGCGGCGGAAGAGGCTGTAGTTGAGCTCGCCGCGCAGGGCGGGGCGCACCCAGCTGGCCGCCACGAACAGGTAGCGCATGAGCCCGATCGCCACCGCCCACCAGCCCACGGTCGCCGCTGCGATGATTGAGACGATGAGCAGCGCCGCGGCGTCGGCCTCCATGTCGAGGCGAGCCCCAGCAGTGCTGGAGCTGCGCGTGTACCGGGCCACCGCGCCGTCGACGGCATCCAGCACCAGCGCGAGCCCGATCACCACGGCGAGGGTCCAGGTCCTGGGCGGCAGCGCCTCGGCATGGATGAGCACGGCCGTCGCCGCGAGCACCCCGGTCAGCGCGACGCGAAAGAGAGTGACCCGGTCAGCCGTGGTCACTCGCCGAGGTCGGCGGCGCAGCACCGAGACCGCCGCGATCGCGGGGGCCAGCAGCCCGGCGGCGAGCAGGGCAAGAGCCACCGGCGCACTCGGGGCCACCGTCACGGCGAGCACGACGGCGACCACGCCGGGAATCAGCAGCAGCACGACGACGTCGCGCCACACCTGGCCCGTGGAGGCGGCGGGACGGCGGACAGACTCAGTCATGGGAGTCAATCTAACCGTGCTCCGGTGGATCGCGCGGATCTGCCGCCGCCATGAGTCTTCACCGTTGTCACTCGGGCGGAGCCGCGTCCAGCGCCTGCGCCTTGATGCGGTCCACGGCGAGCCGAAGCGCCCCGCGCCGCACGGCGTCCGCCCCGAGTGTCGAGACGTTGATCTCCAGCCATGGCGCATAGAGGTAGTGGGTGAGCTTCTCCCGCGCCGCTTCCACCACGCCGGTCAGGGCGGGGGCGATGGCTCCGGAGACCAGGATGCGATCCAGGTCCAGCAGTCCCGCGATGACCACGCAGATCCGGGCAAGCCGGTCCGCGATCTGATCGACGATCTCCAGGGCGAGGGCATCACCGCCGCGGGCTGCCGCGAAGACGTGCTCCGAGGTGACCTCCTCCGCGGTGAGCGCCCCCAGCGGGCCCTGCGGCGCCTGGTCCGTCCGCAGCGCTTCTCGGGCAAGGTGTCGAGCCCACCAACCGAGCCCATGAGAGGAGCCGACCCCGGTGACGTGTTCGAGCATTCCGAGCTCGCCCGCTCCGCCGCGCGGCTGGTGCAGCAGATCTCCGCCCAGCACCAGGCCAGCACCCAGGCGCTCACCGGAGAGGATCACGGCGAAGGATTCGGTGTTGGAGGACTGCTGAAGATCCAGCTCGGCCAGGGCCGCGAGATCCGCATCATTCGCCACGGCGCTGTCCCAGCCGCGGTCGGTGCCCAGCGAGATCAGATCCGGGTTCATCTGACTCCAGAACGGGTTGAGGCCCTCGGGGGAGGCGCCGGCGTCGTCCACGGGTGCGGGAACAGCGATGACCATGCAGGCGACCTGTGCGGGATCCAGGCCGGCCTGTTCCAGCGCGGTGTCCACCGTCTGCAGGATCTGAGCTCTGCGCAGCGGCGCCGTCTCCGCAGGGGAGTCCGCCGGCTCCGGGTCGAGGGTCAGCTGCGCGGTGCCGAGCTCGGTTCCGCGCAGGTCTGCCACGGAGGCGGTGATCCGATGCTGCCCCGCATCGACCCCCACCACATGGCTGGCGCCGGCTCTGAAGGCATACCTCAGCGCCGGACGCCCCTTCGAGTACTGGCCCGCCTGGCGGGAGTTCTCCGAGACCTCAAGCCATCCCTGGTCGGTGAGCTCCCGGCACAGCGCCAGCACGGTCGCGCGGGTCAGTCCCGTGGCGTGCATCAGCTCCGTGGCGGTGCTCGGGTCTCGCCCCCACATGCAGCTGAGCACTCGGGCGGAGTTCAACTGTCGAATGAGCTGGGATGAGCCTGCGGTGGGGCGCGTCTGACTCAAGGGTGACCTGCTTCCGGTCGGGAGGCTCGTGGTGAAAAAGTTCTTCGACATTATTGCATCGCTTATATTAAGCCTCTATATTTAGTCGGGAAATCAAGTAATTGTGTTCCACATCACAGAAGGGGGCGCGTGGTGGCCCACTCGACACCGACACCCTCCCGCAGGGCCTTTCTGGGCGGCGTGATCGGCACCGCGCTGGCAGCGGGGCTCACGAGCTGCGCCGGCGGAGGAGGCACCCGAGAGGTCTCCTTCCACCAGTCGAAGCCGGAGGCGATTCCCTATTTCGGCGACCTGCTGGCGGACTTCAACCAGCAGGCCCCGTCCATCCGTGCCGTGCACGACACCTCCTCGGGACTCTCTGCGGGATTCGCGCGCGGCAACCCGCCAGACCTGGGCTGCCTGAACTACAACTACGAGATCGTGCGCTTCCAGGAGCGCGGGGCCTTCTCGGACCTTGCGAATATCGCGGGAGAGGCCCGCATCGATCCGAGCATCCAGAACCTGATCGATCAGTACCCGACCTACCCGGGACGCACCAGCGTCATTCCGTACTCGATGATGGCGGCCGCGGTGCTCTATAACCAGGAGATCTTCGCCGAGCACGATCTGGAGGTCCCCACCACCTACTCCGAGCTTCTGGAGGTCTGCGGAACCCTCGAAGAGGCCGGCGTGACCCCCATCTACTCCACCTTCGCCGACCCCTGGACGGTGTCGCAGGGGCTGGTCGACTACAGCGTGGGAGGCACCGTCGAGGTCGCGGAGTTCTTTGAAGAGCTGCGCGCGCTCGGCCCCGATGCCGGCCCCGACGCTGAAGTCTCCTTCTCCCGCACGCTGCGGGAGCCGCTGGAGCAGATGCTCGAGATCGCCGCCTACTCCCAGCCCGGCGCGGCCAGCAGAGGCTACGGGGACGGCAACGTCGCCTTCGCCCGGGGGGAGGCCGCGATGTATCTCCAAGGCCCCTGGGCGCTGGGCGAGATCACCACGATCAACCCCGACGCGCAGATCGGGATCTTCCCGCTGCCGATGACCGAGAACCCTGAGGACCTGAAGGTGCGGGTGAACCTCGACCTCGCCCTCTGGGTGCCGGAAGCCTCGAATGCGCAGGAGCCCGCGCGGGAGCTGCTGCGGTACCTGATCCAGCCCGAGATCGCCGATGCCTACAACAGGGACAACCTGGCGTTCGGAGTCCGTGAGGATGCGCCGGCGGTCGAGGATCCTCGGCTTCAGGACCTGCAGAGCTACGTGGACCGGGCCGCCTTCTACCAGGGAGTCTCCCAGGCCATTCCACGCACCATCCCATTCGAGAACTACGCCCAGGGCATCGTCACCGGTCAGAGTCTGGAAGCAACATTGCGGACTCTCGACGAGGACTGGGCCCGTCTGGCTCGACGCTGAGAGACCGAGGCATATCCATGACTGCTGCTCCCACCACCCCTCGCAGAACCGCGGCGCCAGCCCCGGCGGACTCGCGGACCCAGACTGCAGGTCGACGTCGACCCCGCCCGGATCGCGTCTACCTCTGGTTCCTGCTGCCCACGCTGGTGCTCTTCACGCTGAGCATCACCACCCCCGCCGCCATGGGGATCTTCTACAGCTTCACCGACTCGGTGGGTTTCGGCGAGTTCGAATTCGTCGGGCTGAACAACTATCTGGTGATGTTCAGCGATCCGGCGATTCTCTCCGCCTATGGGTTCACCATCGGGGTGGCCCTGGCCACCGTGGTCCTGGTCAACGTGGTGGCGCTTGCGCTGGCCATCGGACTCACCGCCAAGATCCGGGCGAAGACCGCGCTGCGCACGATCTTCGTGATGCCGATGGTGGTCTCCGGGATCATCATCGCCTTCGTGTTCCAGTTCATCTTCGCCAACACGGTCCCGGCGGCAGCACAGGCGCTGCAGCTCGGGGTCCTGGAGGAGTCCATCCTGGCGAATCCGGATCTCGCCTGGATCTCCATCGTGCTGGTCACCGCATGGCAGGCCGTCCCGCAGGCGATGCTGATCTACATCGCCGGGCTGATGACGGTGCCGCAGGACGTCTATGAGGCCTCCGCGATCGACGGCGCCTCCGCGTGGAAGCAGCTGCGCAGCATCACGCTGCCGCTGATCTCAGGGTTCGTGCTGATCAACGTGATCATCGGGTTCAAGGACTTCCTGGGCACCTACGAGATCATCGTCGGCCTGACCGACGGCGGCCCGGGAACCTCCACCCGCTCGGTGGCCATGGCGATCTTCTCCGGCTTCGACAACGGGGACTACGCCTACCAGATGGCGAACTCCACGATCTTCTTCCTGATCACGCTGACCATCGCACTGATCCAGCTGCGTCTGACCCGAGGAAACGCGAGAATCTGATGACTCTGCCCACGACCACCATTCCCGGCGGCGCTGCAAGCACCACACCGCGTCGCTCCACCGCGAGCCCTGGGGCCTCCACGCTGCCGACC belongs to Nesterenkonia halotolerans and includes:
- a CDS encoding YitT family protein — its product is MSGSKNIPPWPEDTTIPHSPAEDVFGVLIGTFLASLGLYVLQQSEAVTGGTAGLALLLTYATPLNFSWLFLLVNLPFFALAIWKKGWTFTLKTVAAVAIVSGYALLHGPMLSLPELNPLYGVPAGNVLVGMGLLAVFRHGASLGGFNIVALVAQERLGLRAGYVQMGLDVVVILLALTVVPPLNVLYSALGAVLLNLVLALNHRPERYRA
- a CDS encoding methyltransferase domain-containing protein, which encodes MVRRSAGSQDGDPLVTRPVPADWLEQRRRADHVAREKASGLLEDLTRRLRDLLAEHDDDAVSVIDVGAGTGSNQAWLAPRLAVPQRWTLLDHDAELLDVASQAPADSEVEETTRVLGTLEDLPGLTEGQEVRLVTCSALLDLLTLAEAETLADVIAGPQASARVTALLSLSVTGAVEIHPAHEHDATISAAFDAHQRRDHLLGPDAVGILADLLRQRRAEVHLSATDWTLGEDDAALITRYLSDRADVAVESDPTLSDIAANWLATRRQQLRRGELQVSVGHMDLLALPAASGEPAPTAEPSSAAPIG
- a CDS encoding catalase, with product MNDIHIPGAPQAEPPAAEQPVKPRGPLPPKQDQRAAAPVSPTGAEVPGSDAGRAQQGEYLTTAQGARVRDTDHSLKAGSRGPVLLQDHHLREKIMHFDHERIPERVVHARGAAAHGIFESYGTAGHLTQAKFLAEKTTTKVFTRFSTVLGSRGSADTVRDTRGFSTKFYTEEGNYDLVGNNIPVFFIQDAIKFPDIIHAGKPHPDREIPQAQSAHDTFWDFVSLHTEAQHHTIWNMSDRGIPRSLRMMEGFGVHTFRLVNAEGGSSLVKFHWKPKLGVHSITWEEALMTNGVDPDFHRRDLADAIEAGAFPEWELGVQVFPDSEDQMFHGIDLLDPTKFVPEELAEVQMLGKMTLNANPQNYFAETEQVAFHPGHLVPGIEVTNDPLLQGRLFSYLDTQITRLGGPNFAQIPINRPHAPVNDMLRDGYHQTADHAGVAPYHPNSFDGGNPYPVKDIEESASAPSALIDFPEPVSESVKIRESPQSFDDHYTQVTMFYRSLTRTEQLHVIQAYTFELGKCYEPVIKERQLQQLTHIDADLAAGVAEGLGLPVPEPLQAPVEPEVLSPVLSQLGQTWPIEGRLVGVVVDESTDVAAVQKVRKAIDGQDMVPLVVAPTGAPLSDGTPPQRTYLTARSIEFDAIVFLTASAAGAAGDSPDGDHKLGDPTGDPQVDPRLTLMAAEAYRHGKAVVFTDGSPLLSASGVSTSAPGVLVGTPEKLTDELFTLMGAHRAWERFAA
- a CDS encoding lysylphosphatidylglycerol synthase transmembrane domain-containing protein, whose protein sequence is MSSPAATRAPRSRVAFFAVLQVAVTVGIFAILANAWGITPFIDAFRMLPWWSFPAAAVLGGLGVLTQALRWRVIAGHHDIVVSLGPAVARCWQAAFLNGVLPGGLAGDALRAADDSSDADVAAGRSALGRAFASMAAERLTGTAVAFGAAGLALLAVAPLFGVAALGVAALAVAIAWRWLRPLSRGELTQVVLLSAVGWAAFAALFTLTIGAVSPSVPLAWAPGLAAIAIAGMSVPLGFGGWGPREAAAAWAFSLAGLAPHLGVTASVSYGLLALASTLPGAVILALRALPRVNQARRARAERHSRQAAKHEPIEPAF
- a CDS encoding SRPBCC family protein; this translates as MAPMTPAHAAQFGENGAEDLAYDPEHCGRVVCSRDVIRAIPAVVFEFLADPALQVEFDGNDNLSAAEQGQRVHGVGDIFTMALTNGKVRENHVVEFLEGELIAWKPSTMGEAPAGHLWRWALAATEDGATEVTHTYDWSQLHDQERMARAKSTTSAMLARSVARLKAVVEASA
- a CDS encoding aldo/keto reductase is translated as MRTLELPAAGLTASQLVLGLMRINDKTDAQIRELYTRAREAGVDLLDHADIYGDGPHHCERRFAEAVQLSSAEREQVMIQSKVGIIKDGPSYDFSYEHIMTEVEGSLQALQTDYLDILLLHRPDPLVEPEEVARAFEELHAAGKVRHFGVSNHTVGQIELLRTAVQQPLVANQVQLSVVHAPILTEGMQANTLAQTEQSTPAGSDIVEYCRRNGITLQAWSPYQSPHGVFIDNPAYPELNTTLARLAEKYSVTPTGIATAWLTRHPAGIQVVLGTTQGGRVEEAAAGAELRLTRAEWYELLRAAGHKLP
- a CDS encoding (deoxy)nucleoside triphosphate pyrophosphohydrolase → MESQTTTEFTKTVVAAALLRRRPGCQVELFIARRTSPESVAGMWEFPGGKLEPGETLHEGLHRELLEELGVTVDLHEEVSAAGHPQFHPEAGWRLKETTAMRLFRGQVLEGEPFPLQDHDRVDWVPVTDRLRDYPWIPADRPIVEQILKDTTA